TGTCTTAAAGTTGTTTTGCCTTTATTTGTTTTAAAGTATCTTTCTCTACGTTCTGCATCTGTTTTTGAAAGATGTCCTTCAAAGTAGATTAGTTTTAATGGTAGACGTTTGGCTGTAGATATATTTTTTCCTTGATGATGCTCGTTAATTCTTCTTTCAAGATTATTTGTATACCCGATATAGA
This DNA window, taken from Candidatus Margulisiibacteriota bacterium, encodes the following:
- a CDS encoding GIY-YIG nuclease family protein codes for the protein MLEEFFYVYVLQNEFDNKFYIGYTNNLERRINEHHQGKNISTAKRLPLKLIYFEGHLSKTDAERRERYFKTNKGKTTLRQIVRNSLNT